From the genome of Leptospira saintgironsiae, one region includes:
- a CDS encoding CapA family protein, producing the protein MRFFRKHFISSISVLLYLPILLTFACAGVPGNSSIPEKPAEVQASIVDKIETQIEKLFGKEEDPEVVKVLLGGDVMFNWGIRDTIKSKGELAPVKGLKSLFESADLRVLNLETPVVSEKSWDHGKAYVFQAKESDLETMSFLGVDLVSLGNNHAMDHGPEGLEETLKFLENRKISSIGAGKNIEFAFRPWIWEGKDTTLRVYSATNVAEGRSHYAGQTPGVMPLDPELILKKFQIEKFQLNSSKTSKRDKKSKALPPGKQFRILSLHWGVEYSPFPTIEQRKIAKTLADSGLDIIVGHHPHIPQGIEKLGNTIVFYSLGNLIFGSRNAYLNHNLIVILHIKKSKLINIELVPIFGKFQNEDHLVRPLEGKEAENFLKEVAVLSQDLGTKIRIDGDRAWVELD; encoded by the coding sequence ATGCGGTTTTTTCGAAAACACTTCATTTCCTCGATTTCGGTCCTTCTTTATTTACCGATTTTACTCACGTTTGCATGTGCTGGAGTCCCCGGAAATTCTTCTATTCCAGAAAAACCTGCGGAAGTACAGGCAAGTATAGTAGATAAGATCGAAACCCAAATAGAAAAGTTATTTGGAAAAGAAGAAGATCCAGAAGTAGTAAAAGTCCTGTTGGGCGGGGACGTCATGTTTAATTGGGGAATCCGGGACACAATCAAGTCCAAAGGAGAATTAGCCCCAGTTAAAGGTCTCAAATCCCTTTTTGAAAGTGCAGACCTAAGAGTATTAAATTTAGAAACTCCAGTAGTATCCGAAAAAAGTTGGGATCACGGTAAGGCTTACGTATTCCAAGCAAAAGAATCTGATCTAGAAACTATGAGCTTTTTAGGAGTGGATCTTGTTTCTCTTGGGAATAATCACGCAATGGATCATGGTCCGGAAGGATTAGAAGAAACTCTTAAATTTTTAGAAAATAGAAAGATCTCTTCTATTGGCGCGGGAAAAAATATAGAATTCGCTTTTCGTCCATGGATCTGGGAAGGGAAGGATACAACTCTTAGAGTTTATTCTGCAACTAATGTAGCAGAAGGTAGATCTCATTATGCCGGACAAACTCCAGGTGTCATGCCTTTGGATCCGGAGTTGATTCTGAAAAAATTCCAGATAGAAAAATTCCAACTGAATTCATCTAAAACTTCTAAAAGAGATAAAAAATCTAAAGCGCTTCCTCCGGGAAAACAATTCAGAATACTTTCTCTTCATTGGGGAGTGGAATATTCTCCTTTTCCAACAATTGAGCAGAGAAAAATCGCAAAAACTTTAGCTGACAGTGGATTGGATATTATAGTAGGGCATCATCCTCATATTCCCCAAGGTATTGAGAAGCTAGGAAATACGATTGTATTTTATTCTTTGGGGAATCTGATCTTCGGAAGTAGGAACGCCTACTTAAATCATAACTTAATTGTAATACTTCATATTAAAAAAAGCAAATTGATCAATATTGAACTTGTTCCTATTTTCGGAAAATTCCAAAACGAGGATCATTTGGTCAGACCTCTTGAAGGAAAGGAAGCAGAGAATTTTTTAAAAGAAGTCGCAGTCCTTTCCCAAGACTTGGGCACTAAGATTCGGATCGATGGGGACAGGGCTTGGGTCGAATTGGATTAG
- a CDS encoding type II toxin-antitoxin system VapC family toxin: MSYLIDTDIIIYSLKEDPIVRQNFLDRKNSIKSVSVITYGELIFGAQKSSYKERNLATVRRIAELFPVIELTEGIMETFGELKANQQKKGNTVEDFDLLIGSTALYLNYTLVTNNEKHFQKIPGLRIENWANVA, encoded by the coding sequence ATGAGCTATTTGATTGATACTGATATCATCATCTATAGCTTAAAAGAAGATCCAATTGTTCGGCAAAATTTTTTGGATCGTAAGAACTCCATCAAATCAGTTTCCGTAATCACCTATGGAGAATTGATCTTTGGAGCCCAAAAATCTTCTTACAAAGAAAGAAATCTGGCAACGGTCCGAAGAATTGCCGAACTTTTTCCTGTGATAGAGTTGACCGAAGGAATTATGGAAACGTTTGGAGAACTCAAAGCGAACCAACAGAAAAAAGGTAATACTGTAGAGGACTTTGATTTACTCATCGGCTCTACGGCTTTGTATTTGAACTATACTTTAGTTACGAATAATGAAAAACATTTCCAAAAAATTCCAGGATTGAGAATAGAAAACTGGGCTAACGTAGCCTAA
- the rpsF gene encoding 30S ribosomal protein S6, whose protein sequence is MRNYEITTITRSTAKEVAKTEVLEIFKKHSINVTAEEEWGQKKLWHPIQHQDYGIFTHFKVNAEQSALEKVERDFGLNQNLLRSMIVRLNG, encoded by the coding sequence TTGAGAAACTACGAGATTACTACAATCACGCGTTCAACCGCGAAGGAAGTAGCTAAAACTGAGGTCCTAGAGATCTTCAAAAAGCATTCCATCAACGTGACCGCAGAAGAAGAATGGGGTCAAAAGAAACTTTGGCATCCAATCCAACACCAAGACTACGGAATATTCACTCACTTCAAAGTGAATGCAGAACAATCCGCCTTAGAAAAGGTAGAGCGTGACTTTGGTCTTAACCAAAATTTACTGCGCTCTATGATCGTCCGCCTCAATGGCTAA
- the rpsR gene encoding 30S ribosomal protein S18, protein MSDNEIQEELKQEMTAEGMPLDQEGGRPPKKQNKYKKKVCRFTADPELAKQINYKNTELLERFITNRGKIIPRRITGTSAKYQRILAREIRKARSIGLLPFKVN, encoded by the coding sequence ATGTCAGATAATGAAATACAAGAAGAATTAAAGCAGGAAATGACTGCTGAGGGCATGCCTTTAGATCAAGAAGGAGGACGCCCCCCTAAAAAACAAAACAAGTATAAGAAGAAAGTTTGCCGTTTCACTGCAGATCCTGAACTTGCTAAACAAATTAATTATAAGAACACCGAACTTTTGGAAAGATTCATCACTAACCGTGGTAAGATCATTCCAAGAAGAATTACTGGAACTTCTGCAAAGTATCAAAGGATCCTTGCGAGAGAGATCCGCAAAGCACGCAGTATCGGTCTTCTACCGTTCAAAGTAAACTAA
- a CDS encoding single-stranded DNA-binding protein, producing MANDINRVTLVGRLTRDPEFKTVNGTSLVNFSLANGRTYVTGGEKKEETHFFDCEAWGKGADIIQQYCKKGKQLVIEGRLKQDTWETMEGKKASRIRIVVENFQMIGGARENGSGEYGSSANSGSSSYSSAQDDMGSSGTDDDIPF from the coding sequence ATGGCTAACGATATCAATCGGGTGACCCTTGTTGGGCGCCTGACCCGTGATCCGGAATTCAAAACCGTGAACGGGACTTCTCTTGTGAATTTTTCCTTAGCTAACGGTCGCACATACGTAACCGGCGGAGAGAAAAAAGAGGAAACTCATTTTTTCGACTGCGAGGCATGGGGAAAAGGCGCGGATATCATCCAGCAATACTGCAAGAAAGGCAAACAACTCGTGATCGAGGGACGCCTTAAGCAGGATACCTGGGAAACCATGGAAGGCAAGAAGGCCTCCCGCATTCGTATCGTTGTGGAAAATTTCCAGATGATAGGTGGTGCAAGGGAGAATGGAAGCGGAGAGTACGGCTCTTCTGCTAATAGCGGATCTTCTTCTTATTCGTCTGCTCAAGATGATATGGGAAGTTCCGGAACCGACGACGATATACCTTTTTAA
- the rplI gene encoding 50S ribosomal protein L9 — MRVILQKDVSNLGDAGDVKEVADGFARNFLFPQRLAVRASEGKTKMALHQRKLADLKKEKRKKDMESISSGLNGKEFEISVKTGGGDKLFGAVTPADVAALLKTAGFEVDKRKIEFPEPIRNLGSYKLKVRLAEGILPTITVHVKKEEVVSTEA; from the coding sequence ATGAGAGTAATATTACAAAAAGATGTTTCTAACTTAGGAGATGCTGGAGATGTAAAGGAAGTTGCGGACGGTTTCGCTCGTAATTTTCTTTTCCCTCAAAGACTCGCTGTAAGAGCTTCTGAAGGTAAGACCAAAATGGCTCTTCACCAAAGAAAACTTGCAGATCTTAAAAAAGAAAAACGCAAGAAAGATATGGAATCCATATCTTCTGGATTGAACGGAAAAGAATTCGAAATTTCCGTTAAAACCGGAGGTGGGGATAAACTTTTTGGAGCGGTAACTCCTGCTGATGTAGCAGCTTTGTTAAAAACCGCAGGATTCGAAGTAGACAAGCGCAAAATCGAATTCCCAGAGCCTATCCGTAACCTAGGTTCCTATAAATTGAAAGTGCGTCTTGCAGAAGGTATCCTCCCGACTATCACAGTTCATGTGAAGAAAGAGGAAGTCGTTTCTACCGAAGCGTAG
- a CDS encoding FitA-like ribbon-helix-helix domain-containing protein — protein MANLQVRDIDDRLYEALKRRAEMEHRSISQEVVLLIENYLAHDNKESERKTLGFLELSGSWVDDRSPDKIVKDIRSSRTKNTLGKDADELFD, from the coding sequence ATGGCGAACTTACAAGTAAGGGACATAGACGATAGACTTTACGAAGCATTAAAAAGGAGGGCCGAAATGGAACATAGATCCATAAGCCAAGAAGTAGTTCTTCTAATTGAGAACTATCTAGCTCACGACAATAAAGAATCCGAACGTAAGACCCTAGGTTTCTTAGAATTATCAGGCTCCTGGGTAGATGACAGAAGTCCAGACAAGATCGTAAAAGATATACGCTCTTCTCGAACCAAGAACACGCTAGGGAAGGATGCTGATGAGCTATTTGATTGA